In the Acanthopagrus latus isolate v.2019 chromosome 23, fAcaLat1.1, whole genome shotgun sequence genome, one interval contains:
- the samd9l gene encoding sterile alpha motif domain-containing protein 9-like isoform X2, with the protein MDKLDQSPKSWTESQVSTWLRSIGVKEQYIEKLYEEEVDGRILVTLDVAFLKTEFCMKSGPAHYIIQKRDELINSKQKSQEKKKSTKTELEQKNNQNQCPSTTSEGRPPHMPGRDQDAIKERERESTLKEDCRPRPFDQEGIDFIYVKHRVLQPESGAFNLTAPCHEFKSFSVAAGLDRTRLQAKFAKEVLKFATGCMNIRTNGTIHFGVMDSKEDAGYVHGEIIGIPVKEKDIYVDALDYIEKSISSDKEHVRQCVRPPRFIEVMDQESTEKRYVVEVDIVPLLSVVKSKVYAVRLPNFKEETNKVEYEKETTLRRVGSKTEPVSDKDLWDFYQRVKDRDALREEAEKNQFLSAPDFCKDLGRKLTMLMTSGKKFMEKEKWFILVTNRFKPEDLCSIDWLVNMNIFCVFDFDPDSKVSGLCSKYLEHHVANMHSLQSYRKSGDMTIKEFTIDLHLFEQTSWIFCNGQTDFKGSETPCDEMTWIKTKMTFFSEAVSLICKQILPKGTFQVLFLLTSPVEKPLLHTFYEFFRDMEGHEDIICICESQKNFQKWQSFAEGSCGTETVNNSSVVGMKMSHINATLQLIQPVKACASKHLPIFVKGTCLLETQVEEQMYSLEIVTVNHCDETSKDFINEEKENIEQQFYHGGRVNWLNFWLAEHKYVGEVIERDAYHEVSKFLNDALKWNADETPVNSINIYHHPGSGGSTVARQVLWNNRRDLRCAVVKPSYPAGVVAQHAVELREYEEKDPHRCLPVLLLIEDSEKEYLDDLRNELEVAVNTKRIQFGTLCFILLSCRRSYDPERKCKESPLQNVSVTHKLSPQEKRKFSGKRQTLEERYEPDFILTFVLMSEEFNVDYVQQFVEHLLEGIDRKSVVTRLILYVALLNTYVQNSFISQSHCEALLALTIHLERFHQHEFEKSLSPQAKLVFLHLRDDKTHIESIRIIHPLVAKEILLQLLGSRQTQSSLAMDLLHENVLFEHRFGRDEYLSFLRALFIRRARISKGDKYDSFFSPLIEHVCENEKSPDKAIELLQEAFQRFTQNPFFAQQLARLHYTYEKFEEAKHWAETAAKQLPNNSYILDTKGQVYKKWFQAKYKAIENDNKPKTAQNTAGAVETALKAIECFQECEKAAEADMETMNSSGFFSEVEVGCSLLKLITSLDVFANRASGHSECMKYLLTPDYIPEGVEGPWEPFHGHLKKLHKTMQDALEWISEDLSYFQTDIGADEEETPESPEEKISHPLTWLAKKSSEYGKYFSESYFTALLKKGQSIPANLTPFQKRMIICHLGGGNVTSILSKLSDQRDAVHLLQSMLSLYPSNPVKAKFGQRDIVNYIVAHISLNCLSPQTQKVTPLKDLQALCRQFPSDKRKCLPSALFLLTLLFWPEDHDTALEKETKYEIVQSAVEHMEKGYWTKKKDLPPRRRRIYTHFFLGNGNGLDKFVHKRKFESVTKGISVSEKRMKWFRGEAWKKPEIAKMLKCVSGWTEDGAVYLEGPQKKKFSIVPLHVPSVPHGNENITFYLGFTFRGPVACNIVVKSSY; encoded by the exons ATGG ACAAACTTGACCAGTCACCCAAGAGCTGGACTGAATCTCAAGTAAGCACCTGGCTAAGATCTATTGGAGTGAAGGAGCAGTACATAGAGAAACTCTATGAGGAAGAAGTAGATGGACGTATCCTTGTTACACTGGATGTGGCCTTTTTAAAGACAGAGTTTTGCATGAAATCAGGGCCTGCTCATTATATAATTCAAAAGAGAGATGAGCTCATCAACTCCAAGCAAAAGTctcaagagaagaaaaagtccACCAAAACTGAGTTGgagcagaaaaataatcagaatcagtgtcCTTCTACAACAAGTGAAGGTCGTCCACCGCATATGCCTGGAAGAGATCAAGATGctataaaagagagagagagagagtcaacaTTGAAGGAAGACTGCAGACCACGACCATTTGATCAAGAAGGGATTGATTTCATTTATGTAAAGCACCGAGTCCTGCAGCCCGAATCTGGCGCTTTTAACCTGACAGCTCCATGCCATGAATTTAAGTCTTTTTCTGTAGCTGCTGGTTTGGATCGTACAAGACTCCAAGCTAAGTTTGCCAAAGAAGTCCTTAAATTTGCAACTGGCTGTATGAATATCAGAACAAATGGTACAATACACTTTGGTGTGATGGACAGTAAGGAGGATGCAGGATATGTGCATGGTGAGATAATTGGTATCCCTGTAAAAGAGAAAGACATCTATGTAGATGCTCTGGACTATATTGAAAAGAGCATCTCTTCTGACAAGGAGCATGTGCGCCAGTGTGTGCGGCCACCAAGGTTCATTGAGGTTATGGATCAAGAAAGCACAGAAAAGAGGTACGTGGTTGAAGTTGACATTGTGCCTTTGTTAAGTGTTGTAAAGAGCAAAGTGTATGCAGTCCGCCTGCCAAACTTCAAGGAAGAAACGAACAAAGTAGAATATGAGAAGGAGACTACTCTGCGGAGGGTGGGCTCAAAAACAGAGCCGGTTAGTGACAAAGACCTGTGGGACTTTTACCAGCGAGTGAAAGACCGGGATGCCTtaagagaagaagcagagaagaaTCAGTTCCTCAGTGCCCCAGACTTCTGCAAAGACCTTGGAAGAAAACTCACAATGCTGATGACAAGTGGGAAGAAATTCATGGAAAAGGAGAAATGGTTCATTCTCGTCACAAACAGATTTAAACCTGAAGACCTCTGCAGCATTGACTGGCTGGTTAACATGAAcatattctgtgtgtttgactttgacCCAGACTCAAAGGTATCAGGTCTTTGCAGTAAATACCTTGAGCATCATGTTGCAAACATGCATTCTTTGCAGAGCTATAGAAAATCAGGTGACATGACCATCAAAGAATTTACAATCGACCTGCATCTGTTTGAGCAGACTAGCTGGATCTTTTGTAATGGCCAGACTGATTTCAAAGGAAGTGAAACACCATGTGATGAAATGACTTGGATCAAGACAAAAATGACTTTCTTCAGTGAAGCTGTGTCTTTGATTTGTAAACAAATCTTGCCAAAAGGGACTTTCCAGGTCCTTTTCCTTCTCACATCACCAGTCGAAAAACCACTCTTGCACACCTTTTATGAGTTTTTCAGAGACATGGAAGGCCATGAAGACATCATCTGCATCTGTGAATCACAGAAAAACTTCCAGAAGTGGCAAAGCTTTGCAGAGGGCTCATGTGGAACAGAAACTGTGAACAATTCCAGTGTTGTTGGAATGAAAATGAGTCACATTAATGCAACTCTGCAGCTAATACAACCCGTTAAAGCCTGTGCCAGCAAACACTTGCCAATCTTTGTGAAAGGGACATGTCTTCTTGAAACACAGGTGGAGGAACAGATGTATTCTCTGGAAATTGTGACAGTCAATCATTGTGATGAAACAAGCAAAGACTTCATcaatgaagagaaagaaaacattgaaCAGCAGTTCTACCATGGTGGGAGAGTGAACTGGCTGAATTTCTGGCTTGCTGAGCACAAGTATGTTGGTGAGGTCATCGAAAGAGATGCTTATCATGAAGTTTCCAAATTTCTCAATGATGCTTTGAAATGGAACGCAGATGAAACTCCAGTGAACAGTATAAACATCTACCATCATCCAGGAAGTGGTGGAAGCACTGTGGCGAGACAAGTGCTGTGGAACAACAGAAGAGATTTAAGGTGTGCTGTTGTGAAGCCTTCATACCCAGCTGGTGTTGTGGCGCAACATGCAGTTGAACTAAgagaatatgaagaaaaagaTCCACACAGGTGTCTTCCTGTGCTGCTCCTCATTGAAGACTCAGAGAAAGAATATCTGGATGATCTCAGGAATGAACTCGAGGTTGCTGTTAACACCAAAAGAATCCAGTTTGGAACTCTGTGTTTCATCCTGTTGAGCTGCAGACGATCTTATGATCCAGAGAGGAAATGCAAGGAGTCTCCATTACAGAATGTGTCTGTCACTCACAAACTGTCTCCTCAGGAGAAGAGAAAGTTTTCTGGAAAACGACAGACGCTTGAGGAGCGATACGAGCCTGATTTCAtcctgacatttgttttgatgagtGAGGAATTCAATGTAGATTATGTTCAACAGTTTGTGGAACATTTGCTTGAGGGCATTGACCGTAAATCTGTTGTCACTCGCCTGATTCTCTATGTAGCACTGCTGAACACTTACGTTCAGAATTCTTTCATTTCTCAATCCCATTGTGAAGCTCTGCTTGCTTTAACCATTCACTTGGAAAGGTTTCACCAGCATGAATTTGAGAAATCACTCAGCCCTCAGGCTAAATTAGTCTTCTTGCACCTCAGAGATGACAAGACACATATCGAATCCATCAGAATCATCCACCCACTTGTTGCGAAGGAAATTCTCCTACAACTTTTGGGGAGCCGACAGACCCAAAGCAGTTTGGCCATGGATTTGCTCCATGAGAACGTGCTCTTTGAACACAGATTTGGAAGGGACGAATATCTCTCATTTTTGAGAGCACTTTTCATTCGGAGAGCCAGAATAAGCAAAGGGGACAAATATGATAGTTTTTTCTCCCCTTTGAttgagcatgtgtgtgaaaatgagaaaagcCCAGACAAAGCAATTGAGCTACTCCAGGAAGCCTTCCAGCGTTTCACTCAAAATCCATTCTTTGCACAACAACTTGCTCGTCTTCATTATACTTATGAAAAGTTTGAAGAGGCAAAACACTGGGCAGAGACAGCAGCTAAACAGCTGCCCAACAACTCATACATACTTGACACAAAAGGGCAGGTGTACAAAAAATGGTTTCAAGCTAAATACAAGGCCATCgaaaatgacaacaaaccaAAGACAGCTCAAAATACAGCAGGTGCTGTGGAGACTGCACTCAAAGCCATTGAGTGTTTTCAGGAATGTGAGAAAGCAGCTGAGGCAGATATGGAAACCATGAACAGTTCAGGGTTTTTCTCTGAAGTTGAGGTTGGATGCAGCCTTCTCAAACTGATCACTTCATTGGATGTTTTTGCAAACAGAGCCAGTGGTCATTCAGAGTGTATGAAGTACCTGTTAACACCAGATTACATTCCAGAAGGAGTTGAAGGTCCCTGGGAACCATTTCATGGCCATTTGAAAAAACTTCACAAGACAATGCAAGATGCTTTGGAATGGATTTCAGAAGACCTCAGTTACTTCCAGACGGACATTGGTGCAGATGAAGAAGAGACCCCTGAAAGTCCAGAAGAGAAGATCAGTCATCCACTGACATGGCTGGCAAAAAAATCTTCAGAGTATGGGAAGTACTTTAGTGAATCTTATTTCACTGCACTTCTGAAAAAAGGGCAGTCAATCCCAGCCAATCTCACTCCATTCCAAAAACGCATGATCATCTGCCACCTGGGTGGGGGGAACGTAACATCCATCCTCTCCAAGCTAAGTGACCAGAGGGATGCAGTACATCTATTACAGAGCATGCTTTCTCTCTACCCAAGCAATCCAGTAAAGGCCAAATTTGGTCAAAGGGATATCGTCAATTACATAGTAGCCCACATTTCTTTGAACTGCTTGTCACCACAGACTCAGAAGGTCACTCCTCTGAAAGATCTGCAGGCACTTTGCCGTCAGTTCCCATCTGATAAAAGGAAATGCTTACCAAGTGCCCTGTTCTTGCTTACCTTGTTATTCTGGCCCGAGGATCATGACACAGCACTTGAGAAAGAAACGAAATATGAAATTGTGCAGTCGGCTGTTGAACATATGGAAAAAGGCTACTGGACCAAGAAAAAGGACCTTCCTccgaggagaagaagaatttACACTCATTTCTTTCTGGGCAATGGAAACGGATTGGACAAATTTGTCCACAAGAGAAAGTTTGAAAGCGTCACAAAGGGGATCTCAGTCTCTGAGAAACGTATGAAATGGTTTAGGGGAGAGGCATGGAAAAAGCCAGAGATTGCTAAGatgctgaaatgtgtttctggatGGACTGAAGATGGAGCGGTGTACCTTGAGGGTCCTCAGAAAAAGAAGTTCAGTATTGTGCCTCTTCATGTACCTTCAGTGCCTCATGGtaatgaaaacattacattCTACCTGGGGTTTACATTCAGAGGCCCTGTTGCCTGCAACATTGTTGTGAAAAGTTCTTATTGA
- the samd9l gene encoding sterile alpha motif domain-containing protein 9-like isoform X1, with protein MADKLDQSPKSWTESQVSTWLRSIGVKEQYIEKLYEEEVDGRILVTLDVAFLKTEFCMKSGPAHYIIQKRDELINSKQKSQEKKKSTKTELEQKNNQNQCPSTTSEGRPPHMPGRDQDAIKERERESTLKEDCRPRPFDQEGIDFIYVKHRVLQPESGAFNLTAPCHEFKSFSVAAGLDRTRLQAKFAKEVLKFATGCMNIRTNGTIHFGVMDSKEDAGYVHGEIIGIPVKEKDIYVDALDYIEKSISSDKEHVRQCVRPPRFIEVMDQESTEKRYVVEVDIVPLLSVVKSKVYAVRLPNFKEETNKVEYEKETTLRRVGSKTEPVSDKDLWDFYQRVKDRDALREEAEKNQFLSAPDFCKDLGRKLTMLMTSGKKFMEKEKWFILVTNRFKPEDLCSIDWLVNMNIFCVFDFDPDSKVSGLCSKYLEHHVANMHSLQSYRKSGDMTIKEFTIDLHLFEQTSWIFCNGQTDFKGSETPCDEMTWIKTKMTFFSEAVSLICKQILPKGTFQVLFLLTSPVEKPLLHTFYEFFRDMEGHEDIICICESQKNFQKWQSFAEGSCGTETVNNSSVVGMKMSHINATLQLIQPVKACASKHLPIFVKGTCLLETQVEEQMYSLEIVTVNHCDETSKDFINEEKENIEQQFYHGGRVNWLNFWLAEHKYVGEVIERDAYHEVSKFLNDALKWNADETPVNSINIYHHPGSGGSTVARQVLWNNRRDLRCAVVKPSYPAGVVAQHAVELREYEEKDPHRCLPVLLLIEDSEKEYLDDLRNELEVAVNTKRIQFGTLCFILLSCRRSYDPERKCKESPLQNVSVTHKLSPQEKRKFSGKRQTLEERYEPDFILTFVLMSEEFNVDYVQQFVEHLLEGIDRKSVVTRLILYVALLNTYVQNSFISQSHCEALLALTIHLERFHQHEFEKSLSPQAKLVFLHLRDDKTHIESIRIIHPLVAKEILLQLLGSRQTQSSLAMDLLHENVLFEHRFGRDEYLSFLRALFIRRARISKGDKYDSFFSPLIEHVCENEKSPDKAIELLQEAFQRFTQNPFFAQQLARLHYTYEKFEEAKHWAETAAKQLPNNSYILDTKGQVYKKWFQAKYKAIENDNKPKTAQNTAGAVETALKAIECFQECEKAAEADMETMNSSGFFSEVEVGCSLLKLITSLDVFANRASGHSECMKYLLTPDYIPEGVEGPWEPFHGHLKKLHKTMQDALEWISEDLSYFQTDIGADEEETPESPEEKISHPLTWLAKKSSEYGKYFSESYFTALLKKGQSIPANLTPFQKRMIICHLGGGNVTSILSKLSDQRDAVHLLQSMLSLYPSNPVKAKFGQRDIVNYIVAHISLNCLSPQTQKVTPLKDLQALCRQFPSDKRKCLPSALFLLTLLFWPEDHDTALEKETKYEIVQSAVEHMEKGYWTKKKDLPPRRRRIYTHFFLGNGNGLDKFVHKRKFESVTKGISVSEKRMKWFRGEAWKKPEIAKMLKCVSGWTEDGAVYLEGPQKKKFSIVPLHVPSVPHGNENITFYLGFTFRGPVACNIVVKSSY; from the exons ATGG CAGACAAACTTGACCAGTCACCCAAGAGCTGGACTGAATCTCAAGTAAGCACCTGGCTAAGATCTATTGGAGTGAAGGAGCAGTACATAGAGAAACTCTATGAGGAAGAAGTAGATGGACGTATCCTTGTTACACTGGATGTGGCCTTTTTAAAGACAGAGTTTTGCATGAAATCAGGGCCTGCTCATTATATAATTCAAAAGAGAGATGAGCTCATCAACTCCAAGCAAAAGTctcaagagaagaaaaagtccACCAAAACTGAGTTGgagcagaaaaataatcagaatcagtgtcCTTCTACAACAAGTGAAGGTCGTCCACCGCATATGCCTGGAAGAGATCAAGATGctataaaagagagagagagagagtcaacaTTGAAGGAAGACTGCAGACCACGACCATTTGATCAAGAAGGGATTGATTTCATTTATGTAAAGCACCGAGTCCTGCAGCCCGAATCTGGCGCTTTTAACCTGACAGCTCCATGCCATGAATTTAAGTCTTTTTCTGTAGCTGCTGGTTTGGATCGTACAAGACTCCAAGCTAAGTTTGCCAAAGAAGTCCTTAAATTTGCAACTGGCTGTATGAATATCAGAACAAATGGTACAATACACTTTGGTGTGATGGACAGTAAGGAGGATGCAGGATATGTGCATGGTGAGATAATTGGTATCCCTGTAAAAGAGAAAGACATCTATGTAGATGCTCTGGACTATATTGAAAAGAGCATCTCTTCTGACAAGGAGCATGTGCGCCAGTGTGTGCGGCCACCAAGGTTCATTGAGGTTATGGATCAAGAAAGCACAGAAAAGAGGTACGTGGTTGAAGTTGACATTGTGCCTTTGTTAAGTGTTGTAAAGAGCAAAGTGTATGCAGTCCGCCTGCCAAACTTCAAGGAAGAAACGAACAAAGTAGAATATGAGAAGGAGACTACTCTGCGGAGGGTGGGCTCAAAAACAGAGCCGGTTAGTGACAAAGACCTGTGGGACTTTTACCAGCGAGTGAAAGACCGGGATGCCTtaagagaagaagcagagaagaaTCAGTTCCTCAGTGCCCCAGACTTCTGCAAAGACCTTGGAAGAAAACTCACAATGCTGATGACAAGTGGGAAGAAATTCATGGAAAAGGAGAAATGGTTCATTCTCGTCACAAACAGATTTAAACCTGAAGACCTCTGCAGCATTGACTGGCTGGTTAACATGAAcatattctgtgtgtttgactttgacCCAGACTCAAAGGTATCAGGTCTTTGCAGTAAATACCTTGAGCATCATGTTGCAAACATGCATTCTTTGCAGAGCTATAGAAAATCAGGTGACATGACCATCAAAGAATTTACAATCGACCTGCATCTGTTTGAGCAGACTAGCTGGATCTTTTGTAATGGCCAGACTGATTTCAAAGGAAGTGAAACACCATGTGATGAAATGACTTGGATCAAGACAAAAATGACTTTCTTCAGTGAAGCTGTGTCTTTGATTTGTAAACAAATCTTGCCAAAAGGGACTTTCCAGGTCCTTTTCCTTCTCACATCACCAGTCGAAAAACCACTCTTGCACACCTTTTATGAGTTTTTCAGAGACATGGAAGGCCATGAAGACATCATCTGCATCTGTGAATCACAGAAAAACTTCCAGAAGTGGCAAAGCTTTGCAGAGGGCTCATGTGGAACAGAAACTGTGAACAATTCCAGTGTTGTTGGAATGAAAATGAGTCACATTAATGCAACTCTGCAGCTAATACAACCCGTTAAAGCCTGTGCCAGCAAACACTTGCCAATCTTTGTGAAAGGGACATGTCTTCTTGAAACACAGGTGGAGGAACAGATGTATTCTCTGGAAATTGTGACAGTCAATCATTGTGATGAAACAAGCAAAGACTTCATcaatgaagagaaagaaaacattgaaCAGCAGTTCTACCATGGTGGGAGAGTGAACTGGCTGAATTTCTGGCTTGCTGAGCACAAGTATGTTGGTGAGGTCATCGAAAGAGATGCTTATCATGAAGTTTCCAAATTTCTCAATGATGCTTTGAAATGGAACGCAGATGAAACTCCAGTGAACAGTATAAACATCTACCATCATCCAGGAAGTGGTGGAAGCACTGTGGCGAGACAAGTGCTGTGGAACAACAGAAGAGATTTAAGGTGTGCTGTTGTGAAGCCTTCATACCCAGCTGGTGTTGTGGCGCAACATGCAGTTGAACTAAgagaatatgaagaaaaagaTCCACACAGGTGTCTTCCTGTGCTGCTCCTCATTGAAGACTCAGAGAAAGAATATCTGGATGATCTCAGGAATGAACTCGAGGTTGCTGTTAACACCAAAAGAATCCAGTTTGGAACTCTGTGTTTCATCCTGTTGAGCTGCAGACGATCTTATGATCCAGAGAGGAAATGCAAGGAGTCTCCATTACAGAATGTGTCTGTCACTCACAAACTGTCTCCTCAGGAGAAGAGAAAGTTTTCTGGAAAACGACAGACGCTTGAGGAGCGATACGAGCCTGATTTCAtcctgacatttgttttgatgagtGAGGAATTCAATGTAGATTATGTTCAACAGTTTGTGGAACATTTGCTTGAGGGCATTGACCGTAAATCTGTTGTCACTCGCCTGATTCTCTATGTAGCACTGCTGAACACTTACGTTCAGAATTCTTTCATTTCTCAATCCCATTGTGAAGCTCTGCTTGCTTTAACCATTCACTTGGAAAGGTTTCACCAGCATGAATTTGAGAAATCACTCAGCCCTCAGGCTAAATTAGTCTTCTTGCACCTCAGAGATGACAAGACACATATCGAATCCATCAGAATCATCCACCCACTTGTTGCGAAGGAAATTCTCCTACAACTTTTGGGGAGCCGACAGACCCAAAGCAGTTTGGCCATGGATTTGCTCCATGAGAACGTGCTCTTTGAACACAGATTTGGAAGGGACGAATATCTCTCATTTTTGAGAGCACTTTTCATTCGGAGAGCCAGAATAAGCAAAGGGGACAAATATGATAGTTTTTTCTCCCCTTTGAttgagcatgtgtgtgaaaatgagaaaagcCCAGACAAAGCAATTGAGCTACTCCAGGAAGCCTTCCAGCGTTTCACTCAAAATCCATTCTTTGCACAACAACTTGCTCGTCTTCATTATACTTATGAAAAGTTTGAAGAGGCAAAACACTGGGCAGAGACAGCAGCTAAACAGCTGCCCAACAACTCATACATACTTGACACAAAAGGGCAGGTGTACAAAAAATGGTTTCAAGCTAAATACAAGGCCATCgaaaatgacaacaaaccaAAGACAGCTCAAAATACAGCAGGTGCTGTGGAGACTGCACTCAAAGCCATTGAGTGTTTTCAGGAATGTGAGAAAGCAGCTGAGGCAGATATGGAAACCATGAACAGTTCAGGGTTTTTCTCTGAAGTTGAGGTTGGATGCAGCCTTCTCAAACTGATCACTTCATTGGATGTTTTTGCAAACAGAGCCAGTGGTCATTCAGAGTGTATGAAGTACCTGTTAACACCAGATTACATTCCAGAAGGAGTTGAAGGTCCCTGGGAACCATTTCATGGCCATTTGAAAAAACTTCACAAGACAATGCAAGATGCTTTGGAATGGATTTCAGAAGACCTCAGTTACTTCCAGACGGACATTGGTGCAGATGAAGAAGAGACCCCTGAAAGTCCAGAAGAGAAGATCAGTCATCCACTGACATGGCTGGCAAAAAAATCTTCAGAGTATGGGAAGTACTTTAGTGAATCTTATTTCACTGCACTTCTGAAAAAAGGGCAGTCAATCCCAGCCAATCTCACTCCATTCCAAAAACGCATGATCATCTGCCACCTGGGTGGGGGGAACGTAACATCCATCCTCTCCAAGCTAAGTGACCAGAGGGATGCAGTACATCTATTACAGAGCATGCTTTCTCTCTACCCAAGCAATCCAGTAAAGGCCAAATTTGGTCAAAGGGATATCGTCAATTACATAGTAGCCCACATTTCTTTGAACTGCTTGTCACCACAGACTCAGAAGGTCACTCCTCTGAAAGATCTGCAGGCACTTTGCCGTCAGTTCCCATCTGATAAAAGGAAATGCTTACCAAGTGCCCTGTTCTTGCTTACCTTGTTATTCTGGCCCGAGGATCATGACACAGCACTTGAGAAAGAAACGAAATATGAAATTGTGCAGTCGGCTGTTGAACATATGGAAAAAGGCTACTGGACCAAGAAAAAGGACCTTCCTccgaggagaagaagaatttACACTCATTTCTTTCTGGGCAATGGAAACGGATTGGACAAATTTGTCCACAAGAGAAAGTTTGAAAGCGTCACAAAGGGGATCTCAGTCTCTGAGAAACGTATGAAATGGTTTAGGGGAGAGGCATGGAAAAAGCCAGAGATTGCTAAGatgctgaaatgtgtttctggatGGACTGAAGATGGAGCGGTGTACCTTGAGGGTCCTCAGAAAAAGAAGTTCAGTATTGTGCCTCTTCATGTACCTTCAGTGCCTCATGGtaatgaaaacattacattCTACCTGGGGTTTACATTCAGAGGCCCTGTTGCCTGCAACATTGTTGTGAAAAGTTCTTATTGA